One window of Funiculus sociatus GB2-C1 genomic DNA carries:
- a CDS encoding iron uptake porin, whose product MLKSLWNALLVSPAVLGAILLIGAGAIASESSDVIQGTSLEVSDANADYKVANITEDDVREAVETPNLVTDNQPSTIKRVVPSSEIVADSNQPSTTNADVLEQIDVYSDRVSEDSLEQVTNVSQLRDVQPTDWAYEALRSLVERYGCIAGYPDGTFRGNRALSRYEFAAGLNACLLQIEKLIAASTADFVTKEDLATLQRLIDEFGTELATLRTRVDNLEGRTKFLEENNFSTTTRLEGEVIFGLASILTGEDATGDDIDSVTVFGHRSRLNFETSFTGRDVLRTRLQAEGLGSLAERTLTPEGQLAFSGEADNDIFVDALLYAFPLGENTEVVIAANAGASDDFASTVNFLDGDGATGALSAFGTRNPIYYLAEGAGIGVRHQLGNRLEISLGYLAGDAANPEEDGGLFNGPYAGFAQLLIKPSDRLNIGLTYIHSYNNNDTGTGSNLANFQGGLSRFFDRDAGGSSVGDTLGSLGFSTGLPLVSNSYGLELSWQLSDRFVIGGWAGYTNTRNLSTLGGLIDRGDVDIWNWAITLAFPDLGKKGNLGGLIVGMEPKVTNSTIDVNLGVVALLPPNIPLPPVGENDDTSLHVEAFYQYQVTENVSITPGVIWLTAPDHNSRNNDIVIGTIRTTFTF is encoded by the coding sequence ATGTTAAAGAGCTTGTGGAATGCTCTGCTGGTAAGCCCAGCTGTTTTGGGTGCGATCTTGTTGATTGGTGCTGGTGCGATCGCGTCTGAAAGCTCAGATGTTATCCAAGGTACAAGCTTAGAGGTTTCAGATGCTAACGCAGATTATAAGGTAGCTAATATTACTGAAGATGATGTAAGAGAGGCAGTAGAAACACCGAATTTGGTTACTGACAATCAACCATCAACAATCAAAAGAGTGGTTCCAAGTTCAGAAATCGTGGCTGATAGCAATCAACCATCAACCACAAATGCTGATGTGTTAGAACAAATCGATGTTTATAGCGATCGCGTTAGTGAAGATTCGCTGGAACAGGTGACGAATGTTTCTCAGTTGCGGGACGTACAACCGACAGACTGGGCGTATGAAGCACTGCGAAGTCTTGTCGAACGCTACGGCTGTATTGCAGGATATCCTGATGGCACATTTCGCGGCAATCGGGCGCTATCGCGTTATGAATTTGCTGCTGGGTTGAATGCCTGTCTGTTGCAAATTGAGAAATTAATTGCCGCCAGCACAGCTGATTTTGTCACCAAAGAAGATTTAGCCACGTTGCAACGGCTGATTGATGAATTTGGCACAGAATTGGCGACTTTACGGACGCGAGTAGATAATCTAGAAGGTCGTACCAAATTCTTAGAAGAAAATAACTTTTCCACCACCACCAGACTGGAAGGAGAAGTTATCTTTGGGCTGGCAAGTATCTTAACCGGAGAAGATGCCACAGGCGATGATATTGACAGCGTGACAGTTTTTGGTCATAGATCGCGCCTTAACTTTGAAACCAGCTTCACCGGAAGAGACGTTTTGAGAACGCGGCTGCAAGCAGAAGGATTGGGTTCTCTTGCCGAACGTACCCTAACGCCAGAAGGTCAGCTAGCTTTCTCTGGAGAAGCAGACAATGATATTTTTGTCGATGCTTTGCTTTACGCTTTTCCCCTCGGCGAAAACACAGAGGTTGTAATTGCCGCTAATGCTGGTGCTTCGGATGACTTTGCCAGTACCGTCAATTTCCTAGACGGCGACGGCGCAACGGGCGCACTGTCGGCCTTTGGAACGCGCAACCCGATTTATTATCTAGCTGAAGGTGCCGGGATCGGGGTAAGACATCAGTTAGGTAATAGACTGGAAATCAGCTTAGGTTATTTAGCTGGTGATGCTGCGAACCCAGAAGAGGATGGGGGTTTGTTCAATGGCCCTTACGCTGGTTTTGCACAGCTGCTGATCAAGCCAAGCGATCGCTTGAATATTGGCTTAACTTACATTCATTCCTACAACAACAATGACACTGGGACTGGCAGTAATCTAGCTAACTTCCAAGGTGGACTTTCTCGCTTCTTCGACCGAGATGCTGGCGGTTCCTCGGTAGGCGATACTTTGGGTAGCTTAGGTTTCAGTACCGGACTCCCCCTAGTTAGTAATTCTTATGGTTTGGAGTTGTCTTGGCAATTAAGCGATCGCTTTGTTATCGGTGGTTGGGCTGGTTACACTAACACTCGCAACCTCTCCACCTTAGGTGGGTTAATTGACCGTGGCGATGTTGACATCTGGAACTGGGCTATTACTTTAGCATTCCCCGACCTTGGTAAAAAAGGCAACTTGGGCGGTCTGATTGTCGGGATGGAACCGAAAGTAACTAACTCCACCATAGATGTAAATCTAGGCGTAGTAGCTCTATTACCTCCAAATATACCCCTACCCCCAGTTGGAGAAAATGACGACACTTCACTGCACGTTGAAGCGTTTTACCAATATCAAGTGACAGAAAATGTCTCCATCACCCCTGGAGTTATTTGGCTTACCGCTCCCGATCACAACTCGCGCAATAATGATATTGTGATCGGTACGATCCGCACTACCTTTACTTTCTAG
- a CDS encoding metal ABC transporter solute-binding protein, Zn/Mn family, translating to MRHHPGRIGLFLGALLPILAANGCTQTESTAQSQNQTASPPAAKSGETVKIVTTFLPMYWFTKAVAGDKAQVDILVPPGSEVHEYQATPAAVQAIAQANVLVKNGLGLEEFLKETVKNAGNSSLKEIEASKGIKTLEETDHDHAEEKGDHEHAGGNPHVWLDPSLAKQQVENIRDGLVAADPGNQTTYEANAAAYIQQLEALDKEFQQRLQPYRGCTYVTFHDAYPYLAKRYQLKQVAVVQIPEDSLSPADVQKAVGAVKQHKVKALLGEPGTDNKLLQSLSQDLNLTLRPIDPLENGPQDPDHYFRAMRNNLQTIEAACKES from the coding sequence ATGCGACATCATCCGGGCAGAATTGGGCTATTTTTGGGAGCTTTGCTGCCGATATTAGCTGCTAATGGATGCACTCAAACGGAATCTACGGCACAGTCTCAAAATCAGACAGCTTCGCCGCCAGCAGCAAAAAGTGGCGAGACAGTAAAAATAGTGACAACCTTTTTGCCGATGTACTGGTTTACCAAGGCAGTTGCTGGTGACAAGGCACAGGTAGATATTTTAGTACCACCTGGTTCAGAAGTGCATGAGTATCAAGCGACACCAGCAGCCGTGCAAGCGATCGCGCAAGCAAATGTGCTGGTGAAAAACGGTTTGGGTTTGGAAGAATTTCTCAAAGAAACAGTCAAAAACGCCGGAAATAGCAGCCTAAAAGAGATTGAGGCAAGTAAAGGTATTAAAACCCTAGAAGAAACCGACCACGACCACGCCGAAGAAAAAGGCGATCACGAACACGCCGGAGGTAATCCCCACGTTTGGCTAGATCCATCCTTAGCAAAACAGCAAGTTGAGAATATTCGGGATGGTTTAGTCGCAGCCGATCCGGGAAACCAAACTACTTACGAGGCTAACGCAGCTGCTTACATTCAGCAGCTAGAAGCCTTAGACAAAGAATTTCAGCAACGGTTGCAACCTTATCGCGGTTGCACTTATGTCACCTTTCACGATGCTTACCCGTACTTAGCTAAACGCTACCAACTTAAACAGGTTGCGGTTGTCCAGATTCCAGAAGATAGCCTCTCGCCTGCTGATGTACAAAAGGCAGTGGGAGCAGTGAAACAGCATAAGGTGAAAGCTTTGCTTGGGGAACCGGGAACTGACAACAAATTGCTGCAAAGTCTTTCCCAAGACTTAAACTTAACCCTGCGTCCCATCGATCCTCTGGAAAATGGCCCGCAAGATCCGGATCATTACTTTAGAGCGATGAGAAACAATCTGCAAACTATTGAAGCTGCGTGTAAGGAAAGTTAG